The Candidatus Schekmanbacteria bacterium genomic interval CCACCAAGGAAGGTCGTGCGAAAAACAGAAGGGTTGAGACAGAGCTTCACCTGATAAAGAAGTAAAAAACAAATACAGATAATAAAGCTGATAAACGAGCCTCCTCTGCAAAGAAGGGGGCTCGTTTTATTTATCTATTATATTTGACTTTCAATCCTTATTTATTTAATGTTTGCGTACTAACGTTCTAATAGATAGTTACTCAACCCTCGCGGAGGAGAAAAGAATGAATTTTGATTTTTTCAGAGAAAAAAAATGGTTCCTTGTGCTTATGCTTGTTTTTCTTGCAAGCCCGGGATTAATATCATGTAATCTTCTTAAGGATAAGGATGCCGCAATTAAGGTTAATGATCAGAAGATTACACAAAAAGAGTACAAAATGATCTTTGCTAAAGAGCTTGAGGATGCTTCAAACAGTTTCAAGAGATTCGGCAAAGAGCTTAAACTCGATACCCCTGAGGGAAAGTCTATTATTGAAAAGGTAAAAGAGAGTATCAAGGAAAGGATGATAGACAGACTGCTGGTGCTTGATGCTGCAATGAAGAAGAACTATCCAATCGATGAAAAAGAACTTGATCAGATGTTCTCCCAATTTAAATCAAAGATGGGGGATGAGAACTTCAATAAGTTTTTGGCCCAGCTCGGAGTGGATGAGAGTTATGTAAAAAATGATTTTAAAAAACAGATGGTGGTGCAAAAATACCTGGCTGAAACATTCAAAGATTTGAACGTAAATCAGACTGAAATTGAAGCTTATTTTAAACAGAATAAGCAAAAATATGATCATCCGGAGATGATAAGGGCAAGCCATATTCTGGTGAAATCAGAACAGGAAGCCAAAGATGTACTCAAGGAGCTCAAGAAAGGTGCTGATTTCTCAAAACTTGCAGTTGATCGCTCCATAGATCCATCAGCAAAGCAGAACAAAGGAGACCTTGATTATTTTCCCCGCGGTGTAATGGACAAGGATTTTGAAAATGCCGTGTTCGCTTTGCCGGTTGGGAAAATGAGTGATGTTGTGAAAACACGTTACGGATATCACATAATTAAGGTAGCCGATAAAAAGGCGCCTCAGGACGCTACAGTCGAAGAGGCGAGGGATGACAT includes:
- a CDS encoding peptidylprolyl isomerase; translation: MNFDFFREKKWFLVLMLVFLASPGLISCNLLKDKDAAIKVNDQKITQKEYKMIFAKELEDASNSFKRFGKELKLDTPEGKSIIEKVKESIKERMIDRLLVLDAAMKKNYPIDEKELDQMFSQFKSKMGDENFNKFLAQLGVDESYVKNDFKKQMVVQKYLAETFKDLNVNQTEIEAYFKQNKQKYDHPEMIRASHILVKSEQEAKDVLKELKKGADFSKLAVDRSIDPSAKQNKGDLDYFPRGVMDKDFENAVFALPVGKMSDVVKTRYGYHIIKVADKKAPQDATVEEARDDIITTLSAEKKRNILEKLLADLKKDAKIEINIEQEEVGNDAGSVEKK